Genomic segment of Ewingella sp. CoE-038-23:
CGGCACAGACCGCGTTGCCGACGTCGATATCAAAACCCTGCAACTCGCCGCTGGCGCTTTTGGATTCGAACGGCGGGTATTGCGCTTCCAGACCAAATTTAAACGCGGTGCCCTCTGCCAGTGTTGAGAAAGAGGCCAGTGCGCAACCCAACAGTAATGCGATCTTCATTTTTTTCATGTCATTTCCTCGGAGAGATTAAACCCGGCTCAGGCGGCGGGCACCTTCGTACAGTGTGTCATCGTCTTTGGCAAAGCTCAGGCGAATAAGCCCGGTCGGCTGGTTGTGGCTGTAAAACGCCGACAGCGGGATGGTGGCGACCTGATAATCACGGATCAAACTCAGTACAAACTCATCATCGGTCAGCGGGCTAAAGTGGCTAAAGCGCGCCAACATAAAGAAGCTGCCACGGCTTGGCAGCAGCTCAAAACGCGAGCCGCTCAGGGCATCGGCCAGCAGGTCGCGTTTGTGTTGGTAGAAGTCTGCCAGCCCCAGATAGCTTTGCGGATCGGCCATGGCTTCGGCGAAAGCCACCTGCATCGGGGTATCGGCGGAGAACATCATAAACTGATGTACCTTGCGGATTTCATTCATTAATTCTGCCGGAGCCAGACTGTAGCCCACGCGCCAGCCGGTGACGTGGTAGGTCTTACCGAAGGAGGAGACAATCACGCTGCGCTCGGCCAACTGCGGGTGGCAGGCCATGCTGTGGTGGCGCTCGCCGTCGAACACCACGTGCTCATAGACCTCATCGGACAAAATCACGATATCGGTATCGCGTGTGAGGGCGGTCAGGCGCTCAATGTCCACGTCGCTGAAAATCGCGCCGGTAGGGTTGTGCGGGCTATTAATGATGATCATCCGCGTTTTGCTGTTAATGGCGCTGGCGACCTGATCCCAGTCGATGCTGAAATCTTCCAGCGAAAGGCTAATGGCGACCGGCGTCGCGCCCTGCAAACGGACAATCGGCGCGTAGCTGTCAAACGACGGCTCGAAATAGATCACTTCATCGCCCGGATGTACCAGCGCGCTGATGGCCGAGTACAGGCCTTCGCTGGCGCTGGCGGTAACCGTCACTTCTTCATTGGCGTCATAGTGGCAGCCATACAGCGCCTCGACCTTGGCCGACAGCGCGTGGCGCAGCGCGGCGACGCCGCTCATTGGCGCATATTGGTTATGACCATCGCGCATGGCTTTGGTTACGGCGTCAATCAGCGAAGGCTGGCAGGAGAAGTTAGGGGCGCCCTGAGATAAATTCAGCGCGTTATGCTCAGCACTTAACTGGCCAATGACGGTGAAAATCGTGGTGCCGACATCAGGCAATTTGGATTGAGTCGATAAAGGGCTTTTCATGCATCACCTCGGGAGGGCATAAATATTTATATATTATGAATGATTAAGCAGTAGTTTATTTGTGCAGACAATGGATAATTTGTCATACTCGCCATGATCTAGATGCATGGCTGGCAGCAATTCCAAGAGGTGATCATGGCAACTCCCCCAGACCTTTCCTATCTGACGGCGCTCAATCTTCCTTCGCTTAACCTGT
This window contains:
- a CDS encoding methionine aminotransferase, with product MKSPLSTQSKLPDVGTTIFTVIGQLSAEHNALNLSQGAPNFSCQPSLIDAVTKAMRDGHNQYAPMSGVAALRHALSAKVEALYGCHYDANEEVTVTASASEGLYSAISALVHPGDEVIYFEPSFDSYAPIVRLQGATPVAISLSLEDFSIDWDQVASAINSKTRMIIINSPHNPTGAIFSDVDIERLTALTRDTDIVILSDEVYEHVVFDGERHHSMACHPQLAERSVIVSSFGKTYHVTGWRVGYSLAPAELMNEIRKVHQFMMFSADTPMQVAFAEAMADPQSYLGLADFYQHKRDLLADALSGSRFELLPSRGSFFMLARFSHFSPLTDDEFVLSLIRDYQVATIPLSAFYSHNQPTGLIRLSFAKDDDTLYEGARRLSRV